From Primulina tabacum isolate GXHZ01 chromosome 2, ASM2559414v2, whole genome shotgun sequence, one genomic window encodes:
- the LOC142534654 gene encoding obg-like ATPase 1: MPPKAAKSKEAPAERPILGRFSSHLKIGIVGLPNVGKSTLFNTLTKLSIPAENFPFCTIEPNEARVNVPDERFEWLLQLYKPKSEVSAFLEIHDIAGLVRGAHEGQGLGNNFLSHIRAVDGIFHVLRAFEDPDIIHVDDSVDPVRDLEVISAELRLKDLEFMERRIEDVEKSMKRSNDKQLKIEHELCLRVKASLEEGKDARLVEWKAADIEILNTFQLLSAKPVVYLVNMNEKDYQRKKNKFLPKIHAWVQEHGGETIIPVSCALEKNLADMSLDENVKYCAENKVQSSLTKIIKTGFSAINLIYFFTAGPDEVKCWQIRRQTKAPQAAGTIHTDFEKGFICAEVMKFEDLKELGSEAAVKAAGKYRQEGKTYVVVDGDIIFFKFNVSGGGKK, from the exons ATGCCTCCCAAAGCTGCGAAGTCGAAGGAAGCTCCAGCGGAGAGACCCATCCTTGGGCGCTTTTCTTCTCATCTTAAAATTGGAATT GTTGGGTTGCCTAATGTGGGGAAATCAACACTCTTCAACACTCTTACGAAGTTATCCATTCCCGCCGAAAACTTTCCCTTCTGTACTATTGAGCCCAACGAGGCTCGTGTTAATGTTCCCGATGAACGATTTGAATGGCTCTTGCAACTGTACAAGCCAAAGAGTGAG GTATCTGCTTTTTTAGAAATTCACGATATTGCTGGACTTGTTCGTGGTGCTCATGAAGGACAAGGACTAGGGAACAATTTCTTGTCTCATATCCGTGCAGTTGATGGCATTTTTCATGTCTTAC GTGCATTTGAAGATCCTGACATCATTCATGTAGATGACTCTGTCGATCCTGTCAGAGATCTGGAGGTTATAAGCGCAGAATTGCGGCTCAAg GATCTTGAGTTCATGGAGAGGAGAATTGAGGATGTTGAAAAGAGCATGAAGAGGAGCAATGACAAGCAACTGAAAATCGAGCATGAATTGTGTCTACGG GTCAAAGCTTCGCTGGAGGAGGGAAAAGATGCTCGCCTGGTGGAGTGGAAAGCTGCTGATATTGAGATCTTGAATACTTTTCAACTGCTCAGTGCCAAACCCGTTGTTTATTTG GTTAACATGAATGAGAAAGACTATCAAAGAAAAAAGAACAAATTTCTTCCAAAGATCCACGCCTG GGTGCAGGAGCATGGTGGTGAAACCATAATCCCTGTCAGCTGTGCCTTAGAGAAAAATCTTGCTGATATGTCCCTAGATGAAAATGTGAAGTATTGTGCAGAGAACAAGGTACAAAG TTCCCTTACGAAGATCATAAAGACTGGATTTTCAGCCATTAATCTCATTTACTTTTTCACAGCAGGACCAGATGAG GTAAAGTGCTGGCAAATTCGTCGACAGACAAAAGCCCCCCAAGCTGCAGGAACTATTCATACTGATTTTGAAAAGGGCTTCATCTGTGCTGAG GTTATGAAATTTGAAGATCTGAAGGAACTTGGCAGTGAGGCTGCCGTAAAG GCTGCCGGAAAGTACCGGCAGGAGGGGAAGACGTATGTTGTCGTAGATGGAGACATTATTTTCTTCAAATTTAATGTTTCTGGTGGCGGTAAGAAGTGA